A segment of the Halovivax limisalsi genome:
CCGGAGGCTCCACCTTGAAAACGCTGAAGCGACGACCACTCCGGGGCCCACGACCGCGTTCTCTCGACGTCACCCTCACGAGAGCCGTCTGAGCGGCCCCTTCGGCCGCCCTGGCGCGGTCGCCGGTCGCACGGAGTGACGAGTGTCCGTCGGCTCGGCGGGTGTGTCGGGCCGTATCCCCGCTGGGACGAATCGGTGCCGCGGTGAGGCGGATTCGTTACCGCCGGTGTTTTATACCGTCCCGGTCGTTAGTCACGCACAATGCGTACGCCCACAGCTGACTTCTCGGATCCGTCGGACGGCCGTTCCGCCAACACCGACCCGTACAGCCCCGAACTCGGCTCGCTCCCCGACAACGACGTCGACGCGAGCGACCTCGACAACGTGAACAAGACGGGGACGACGACGATCGGCATCTCCACCGCCGACGGCGTCGTGATCGCGACCGACATGCGCGCGAGCCTGGGCGGCCGCTTCGTCTCGAACAAGAACGTCCAGAAGGTCGAACAGATCCATCCCACGGCCGCTCTCACGATGGTCGGGAGCGTCGGCGGCGCCCAGTCGTTCATCTCCAGTCTCCGCGCGGAGGTGAACCTCTACGAAGCGCGCCGCGGCGCCGACATGAGCATCGACGCGCTTGCGACGCTGGCCGGCAACTTCGCCCGCGGCGGTCCCTTCTTCGCGATCCACCCGATCCTGGGCGGCGTCGACGACGAGGGGAGCCACGTCTACAGCATCGACCCCGCGGGAGGCGTCATGGAAGACGACTACACCGTCACCGGCTCCGGGATGCAACTGGCCTACGGTCACCTCGAACAGACCTACGAGGAGGGCCTGTCGAACGACGAGGCGATGACGATCGCCGCCCAGGGGATCAAATCCGCCGCCGAACGCGACACTGGCTCCGGCAACGGCGTCTACCTCTGTGAGATCACCGACGAGGGCGTCGACATTCACGGCCACCACGACTTCGAGGAAGTTCTGTAGGCGACGACAGTCGGCCGTTCGTCCCTCCACAGCCGCCAGTTCCGCCCGCCGCGGCCTTGCACAATTATCGAAACGACTCCGCCGTCGGTTCCGCGAACGACAGACCGCCGCTCTCGAGTGACGCTTCCTCGGTAGCCGCGGCTTCCTGCTCCTGGCGACCGTTCCTGCTTCCGCCTCCGGAACCGGCTCCCTCGCGTCGACGGTCGACCGTCGCTGGGTCAGCACGATCACCGACGTACCGAACGCGCCAGCGATCGCGGCTGCACGTGGGGCCGAACACAGAGAGTACCGTCCGAAAACCGAAGCGGGACGACGGACGGCACGTAGGGGTCGCTCCGATGTCGCGACGCCTGGCAGGCGGCGGGCGACCCTGCGACGGACGAGCAGCGAGCCGACCGATGGCGTCCGGATGAAGCGGAGGCTGGGCCGGGTTCGTTACTGGACGTTCGGGTGTGATACCGGTTGGGAACTGGTCACCGGCCGTTCGATCGGGTCGAGGCGCACGGCCCGGTTCTGTGCGGCCGATTCGTAGATCGCGTCGATGATTCGCTGGACCTGTAGCGCCTCGGATATCGTGTTCGAAGAGATCGGACGGCCCGAGCGGACGCTCGCGAGGAAGCGTTCGTCTTGGGCGCGGTAGCCGGCGACGGAGGAGTCACCCGAGAGGACGACGTCTTCGTAGTGGTCGACGCCCGAGACGCCCGTATCCAGGACGCGACACTCCGAGTCGCCGATCTCGTAGTGGGCGCCGGCTTCGTCGCCGCGGACGTAGAAGTCCATCGACGGGTCGCGGTTCGTCGCCCACGCCGCTTCCAGCGATATCGTCCGTCCGTCCGCGCTCCGTAGGAAGGCCGAGACCGATTCTTCGACGTCGTACGATCCCTCTGTAGCGTCCCAACCGCCGCTGAACCCGTCGGGATCGGCGTACTCGTCCCGACCGCCGATGCCCGCGCGCGTCGTGCCCGACACCTCGACGATGTCGGGAAAGCCCATCGTGTAGAGCGCGAGGTCGAGCGCGTGCACGCCGATGTCGATGAGCGCGCCGCCGCCCGAGAGCGAGGGATCGGTGAACCACGATCCAGTGCCAGGGATTCCGCGGCGACGGATGTAGTTCGCCTCGACGTGGCGAATCGTGCCGAACCGGTCCCGGGCGCGCTGTGCGTCGAACAATTGGGTCGCGGCGGCGTGACGGTTGTGAAATCCGACCATGCACGTGGCTCGGGATTCGGCGGCGGCGTCGGCGATCCGCTGAGCGCTCTCGAGGGAGTGGGCGAGCGGCTTCTCGACGAGGACCGAAACGTCCGCCTCGAGCGCGGCGACGGCAATCGATTCGTGAAACCGGTTGGGTGTCGTCACGACGATGGCGTCGACCGGTCCGTCGGCCAGTAACGCCTCGTGGTGCTCGTAGACCGCGGCGTCGAACGATTCGGCGAACTCCTCGCGCGCGTCCTCGGTGATGTCGACCCCGGCGACGATCGTCGCACCCGCTTCCTCGAACGTCGAGGCGTGCAGGCGACCCATTCCGCCGAGACCGACCACCCCGACGCGGGTTCGCTCGCCCGCGTTCGCCTCGCTCACGATCCACCACCCCGTCCGAGCAGTGAACCGACGATTGTCGGGGAGGTAATCGGGGCTTTCTCGGAGGAAATTGGTCGGTACCGGTCGATCATTGGAGACAGGAGGGGTGGGGACAAAATAAACATTGTGCCCTAATAATCGTCAATTCTATTGAACAGTCACGCTCCCGTATTTAAATTCTAGAATTTTTAAACGAAAATTACCGCGCCGCTGGTTCCGGTAGTCACCTACGATTCCTGACGGTCCCCCGGGACACGATAGAGCGGTGTGATGGCCGTCCACCGTCGCCTCTCCCGTGGAATTACCGACTGAGGACCCACGTTTACACCACCGCTCTTCCAGTCACTGTGGACGGACGCCGCCTCGTAGCGGGGTCGCGTCGATCCGAGTGACTCGGATCGGGTTCGACGTTGGTGCGGCCGTCCGTTCGGGACGACTGCGCTGCGTATCGATCAGTTCGACCGTGACGTCGAGCTCGGCGTCCACGACGGCGGCCAGCCGCGTTCGAACGCGCTCGGCGAAATCCGGCGGTTCGGCTTCGCCGGGCGGTCGTTCGACGAGCACCGTCACGGCGGCCGGTCGATCGGCCACGACGTCGTGAACCTCGTACTCGACGGCGACCTCGTGAAAGGTAACCTCCTCGAACGCCGGATCGTCGCTCATCGCGGCGAGTTCCCGGTCGACGTCGTGGGTGAGCGCGGCGACCTGGTACGTGCCGTAGGTCACGACCGCCAGAATCACGGTGAGCACGGCGATCGCGACGATAAATATGGCCACCCGCGCACGAAGTCGACTAACGGCCCGGTCCACCCGTTCGACCTCGTAGGGCCGGTAGCCGAGCAGCCACAGCATCACGAGCGCCGTGAGGTTGATCGCCAGCAGGTTGACCAGCACGAGCGTTCCCGCCGTGAGGACGACGGTCGGATGCCACCACGCGATCCCGAGGCCCGCCGTCGCCGCCGGCGGCACCAGCGCGACGGCGATGGCGACGCCGACCAGCACGGAGCCGACGTCCCGCGTGAGGCTGACGACCGCGGCGGCGCCGGATCCCAGGGCGAGAAACAGCGACAGGAGCGTCGGCGTGATGCGCTCTTCGACGGCTGGGATAGTCGTAATGTCGAGCCCAGGGGGCAGCAAGACCGTCCCGCGGAGCGCCCACCCGACGAGCGCGGCGGTCAGTACGGTGACGAAAAGCCCGCCCGCCTGGAGCGCGATCCCGCGCGATGCGAGCGATTCGTCGTGCACGACGACGCCGACGCTCGCCGCCAGCGCCGGCCCCATCAACGGGGCGACGACCATCGCGCCGATGATCGTCGCGGTCGAGTCGGTCAGCAACCCCGCGGTCGCGATGATACTCGAGAGGACGAGCAACGCGAAGAACGTCGAGGCCGCCGGGGCCAGCGATATCGCTTGTGCCCGGATCTCCGCTCGCGACAGTTGGGTGGGAGCGTACCTGGACCGATCGGCGTCCGGATCGCCGGAGACGGACGCTTCCACGCCCATCACGACGATCCTGACGTCGTCGTGGAGTCCATCGGCGTGCAAGCGCGAAAGGAGCGAATCGACGCCGTCGACCGGTACCGGGACCGAGACGATCGCTTCGAAGGCGCTGTCGCTGGTTTCCTCCGTTAGGCCGTACTCGACCGCCTCGCTTTCGAGCGTTGCAAGGATCGACGATCGCTCACCGCGTGGGACGTACAACTGCACGACTCGCATGCGGGCCCGTACCACGACCTCCGGGAAAGAACGACGACCGTCCAGATACGATCCGATAGTCGAAACGCGACCGCTTCAGGCGGCGTGTCCAGCTGGCACACGTGGCCCCAGATCGTCGGGGGAGCGGGGCGTTCGGTGACGGCGTGATCCACCTGAAGCGTCGTGAGCCGACAGGGACGTCACTCCTCGTCGAACGTTCGCCGCCCCTCGTCGGTAACGACGCTCTCGATGAGCGACACGGGCGTGGCGTCGTAGGCCGGGTTCGAGACGTCGAACTCGGTCGCCGGCTCGAGGAGCACCTCGTTGCCGTCGCGGAACTCGTTCTCGAAGACGAATCCCTGCGTGATCAGCTTCGACGCCGCGCCCAGGACCGTGACCGGAACGTCGAGTTGTGCCGCGGCGGCTGCGAGCGGGAACGTCCCCACCCGGTTGTACAGCACGTCGTCGACGATGCAGTCCATGCCGACGACGACCCGATCGCACTCTGCGAGGTGGTAGCCGCCGGCGGCGTCCGTGATGAGGGTCACGTCGACCCCCTCGATCGTCGCGAACTCGCGAGCCGCCCTGCGCCCGATGTAGCGCGGCCGCGCCTCGGTCACGTAGAGGTCGAACGTCGCGCCCTGGTCGGTCGCGAGCTCGACCGCCTCGAGCACCGTCGTCGAGTAATCGTGGGTCAGGAGGACGTCGTCGTTCGCGAGGATCGACGCGGCGTTCGCCGCGGCCCGGTGCTTCCCCGACTCGATTCGAGCCGCGACGTCCTCGATGACGGCGCGCGCGACCGAGGTCGCCTCCTCGACGTCGGCGGGGTCGCTCTCGGTCACCTCGTCGACGACCTTCCGGAGGGCGTTCTGGAGCGAGGCGTGGGACGGGTTCGCCCGCTTGAGCACGTTCGCGTTCTGCTCGAGGGTCGTGTGGAACGCTTCGACGGTCGCGTACTCGCGATCGAGCAGCGATTCGAGCGCGCGCGTCGCCCGGATCGCGACCGCAGACGAACTGTGAGTCTGCATCCGACGGATCTCCTCTGCCGTCTCGTCGATCATACCACACCCCTCAACCGACCGACTCAAAGCCGTTTCGGGTACCAGACGGTCCTGGCACCCACGATCGAAAGGCACGCCGTCGACTCCCTTCGCCAATATCCCAGCGCACGGGCGAACACAACGCTTTTCGAGCCAGATACCCGCAGGGTTCACATGGACGAGGAAGCGGTACGCGACCGGCTCAGCGAGATCGACGACCCGATGCTCGGGGACGACCTCGTCTCGCTCGGGCTCGTCAACGACGTCACCGTCGACGCCGAGACGGTGTCGATCGATCTCGCGCTCGGCGCGCCGTACTCGCCGGCCGAGACGGAGCTGGCGGGCACGATCCAGGAGGCGTTCGAGGACACCGAGTACGCGGTCGACCTCTCGGCGAGCGTCCCCGGCCGGGACGACGCTCGCCCCGAGGAGGCCGTGCTCCCGAACGTCAAGAACGTCATCGCCGTTGCTTCCGGGAAAGGCGGCGTCGGGAAGTCGACCGTGGCCGTGAACGTCGCGGCGGGCCTGGCCAGCCGCGGCGCCCGCGTCGGCCTCTTCGACGCGGACGTCTACGGCCCGAACGTCCCGCGGATGGTCGACGCCGACGAACCGCCGATGGCGACCGAGGACGAGACGCTCGTCCCGCCCGAGAAGTACGGCGTGAAACTGATGAGCATGGCCTTCCTCACCGGCGAGGACGACCCCGTCATCTGGCGCGGCCCGATGGTCCACAAGGTGATCACGCAACTCACCGAGGACGTCGAGTGGGGCCACCTCGACTACCTCGTCGTCGACCTCCCGCCCGGGACGGGCGATACGCAGCTGACGATGCTGCAGACGATGCCGGTGACCGGCGCCGTGATCGTCACGACCCCCCAGGACGTGGCGCTCGACGACGCACGGAAGGGACTCGAGATGTTCGCCAAACACGAGACGGTCGTCCTTGGCATCGTCGAGAACATGGCCACGTTCGCCTGTCCCGACTGCGGGAGTCAACACGACATCTTCGGCGCCGGCGGCGGGTCGGAGTTCGCCGAGATCCACGACATGCCGTTTCTCGGCTCGATCCCGCTCGACCCCGCCGTGCGGGCTGGCGGCGACGCAGGTGAACCGACGGTCCTGGCCGAGAGCGAGACGGGCGAGGCGTTTCGCGACGTGACGAACGCCGTCGCGGACAACGTCGGGGTCGTCCACCGACGCGCCGTCTCCGAGGCGGACGACGCCGCGGCGCCGACGCCGGACGACGATTGACCATGCCCGAGGATTCGATCGCCGACGACCCGGACCGCGCGCGGCTGCTCCGCGACGTGGCCGAGGAGATCCGCGGCGAGTCAAGCGAGCGCAAACAGCTGGCGAACGTACTCTACCGGACCAGCGACGTCTACGACCCCGACGAATCGACGACGCCGGAGGAGGTTATTCGCAACGTGAAGTTCATCCTCGAGGTCAAGGAGCGCGGCGGGCTCGACCGCTGAGCGCGACCGCGCTGGCCGATCCGTAGCGGCGTGGCCCCGCGAGCGGTCCCGAGTGCTTTTTTGTCCGCGCGACCGACGAACGGGCGATGGACGTCGAGACGCGGTCGAACCCGTTCGGAATGGACGAAGATTGCCGGAACTGCCCGGCCCTGTGTGACACCCGCGAGTCGGTGGTGCACGGCTACGGCGACGTGGCGGCGGACTTCCTGTTCGTCGGCGAGCGACCGGGCGAGACCGCCGACCGAACGGGCGTGCCCTTCGCTGGGGACGAGGAGTTCCATCCGCTCACTCGCACGCTCGGTCGCCTCGGGCTCTGCGATCTCACCAGCGACCCCGCGCGCCCGCACCTCGAGGGCGCGTATCTCACGTACCTGACGCGCTGTCGGCACCCGGATCGCGTCCCGACCGACGAGGAAGTCGACACTTGCGAACCGTACCTCGACGCCGAGATCCGGATGATCAACCCCGAACTGCTGATCCCGGTCGGCCAGCGAGCGCTCTGGCGATTGGGCGCGGAGTACACCACGCGATCGGCCGACGACCTCCGGATCGAGGACCTCCACGCGACGACGATCAGGGGGCGCGGGTTCGAACTCGTCCCGATGTGCGATCCGCGGGAGGCGACCGAGTCCCGGCGAGACGAGTGGGTTCACGCGTTCGCCGACGTTATGGCGTCGGATTACCGCCAGACGAAGGGCCGACGCGAACGGTAGAGCGGACCCACAGCGGGATACGCGCCGAACGGCGAATCAACTCACCAGTAGGGCGTGTCGAGTCGCCCGCCGCCGCGGGACCCGACGAAGGACAGGCTGGCGACGACGAGGGCGGCCAGAAGCAGCGTTGCGAGTCCCTGCATCCGCCAGTCGTTCCCCGCCGCGTCGAATCCGTACTCGACCAGGAGCGTGTACGCGCCGAGGGCGACGGCGCCGAGAATCGTGAGCGTCCCGAGCGCGCCGACCAGTGTCCGGGTTCGCATACCCGAAGACGGGTTCGGGATCCCCTTAATACGACCGGCTACGACCCGATGCCGTCGGGGACAGGACGGTGTTCGAACCGCCGCGTTCAAGACGCGAGGGGCCCGAAATCCGGTATGATCGTCGTCGTGTTCGTCGACCCGCCGGAGACGGGCCGTCGGTACGTAGAGGCGCTGCTCGA
Coding sequences within it:
- the psmB gene encoding archaeal proteasome endopeptidase complex subunit beta — translated: MRTPTADFSDPSDGRSANTDPYSPELGSLPDNDVDASDLDNVNKTGTTTIGISTADGVVIATDMRASLGGRFVSNKNVQKVEQIHPTAALTMVGSVGGAQSFISSLRAEVNLYEARRGADMSIDALATLAGNFARGGPFFAIHPILGGVDDEGSHVYSIDPAGGVMEDDYTVTGSGMQLAYGHLEQTYEEGLSNDEAMTIAAQGIKSAAERDTGSGNGVYLCEITDEGVDIHGHHDFEEVL
- a CDS encoding Gfo/Idh/MocA family protein, giving the protein MSEANAGERTRVGVVGLGGMGRLHASTFEEAGATIVAGVDITEDAREEFAESFDAAVYEHHEALLADGPVDAIVVTTPNRFHESIAVAALEADVSVLVEKPLAHSLESAQRIADAAAESRATCMVGFHNRHAAATQLFDAQRARDRFGTIRHVEANYIRRRGIPGTGSWFTDPSLSGGGALIDIGVHALDLALYTMGFPDIVEVSGTTRAGIGGRDEYADPDGFSGGWDATEGSYDVEESVSAFLRSADGRTISLEAAWATNRDPSMDFYVRGDEAGAHYEIGDSECRVLDTGVSGVDHYEDVVLSGDSSVAGYRAQDERFLASVRSGRPISSNTISEALQVQRIIDAIYESAAQNRAVRLDPIERPVTSSQPVSHPNVQ
- a CDS encoding TIGR00341 family protein, which codes for MRVVQLYVPRGERSSILATLESEAVEYGLTEETSDSAFEAIVSVPVPVDGVDSLLSRLHADGLHDDVRIVVMGVEASVSGDPDADRSRYAPTQLSRAEIRAQAISLAPAASTFFALLVLSSIIATAGLLTDSTATIIGAMVVAPLMGPALAASVGVVVHDESLASRGIALQAGGLFVTVLTAALVGWALRGTVLLPPGLDITTIPAVEERITPTLLSLFLALGSGAAAVVSLTRDVGSVLVGVAIAVALVPPAATAGLGIAWWHPTVVLTAGTLVLVNLLAINLTALVMLWLLGYRPYEVERVDRAVSRLRARVAIFIVAIAVLTVILAVVTYGTYQVAALTHDVDRELAAMSDDPAFEEVTFHEVAVEYEVHDVVADRPAAVTVLVERPPGEAEPPDFAERVRTRLAAVVDAELDVTVELIDTQRSRPERTAAPTSNPIRVTRIDATPLRGGVRPQ
- a CDS encoding translation initiation factor eIF-2B — protein: MIDETAEEIRRMQTHSSSAVAIRATRALESLLDREYATVEAFHTTLEQNANVLKRANPSHASLQNALRKVVDEVTESDPADVEEATSVARAVIEDVAARIESGKHRAAANAASILANDDVLLTHDYSTTVLEAVELATDQGATFDLYVTEARPRYIGRRAAREFATIEGVDVTLITDAAGGYHLAECDRVVVGMDCIVDDVLYNRVGTFPLAAAAAQLDVPVTVLGAASKLITQGFVFENEFRDGNEVLLEPATEFDVSNPAYDATPVSLIESVVTDEGRRTFDEE
- a CDS encoding Mrp/NBP35 family ATP-binding protein — encoded protein: MDEEAVRDRLSEIDDPMLGDDLVSLGLVNDVTVDAETVSIDLALGAPYSPAETELAGTIQEAFEDTEYAVDLSASVPGRDDARPEEAVLPNVKNVIAVASGKGGVGKSTVAVNVAAGLASRGARVGLFDADVYGPNVPRMVDADEPPMATEDETLVPPEKYGVKLMSMAFLTGEDDPVIWRGPMVHKVITQLTEDVEWGHLDYLVVDLPPGTGDTQLTMLQTMPVTGAVIVTTPQDVALDDARKGLEMFAKHETVVLGIVENMATFACPDCGSQHDIFGAGGGSEFAEIHDMPFLGSIPLDPAVRAGGDAGEPTVLAESETGEAFRDVTNAVADNVGVVHRRAVSEADDAAAPTPDDD
- a CDS encoding uracil-DNA glycosylase; this translates as MDVETRSNPFGMDEDCRNCPALCDTRESVVHGYGDVAADFLFVGERPGETADRTGVPFAGDEEFHPLTRTLGRLGLCDLTSDPARPHLEGAYLTYLTRCRHPDRVPTDEEVDTCEPYLDAEIRMINPELLIPVGQRALWRLGAEYTTRSADDLRIEDLHATTIRGRGFELVPMCDPREATESRRDEWVHAFADVMASDYRQTKGRRER